In Malus sylvestris chromosome 2, drMalSylv7.2, whole genome shotgun sequence, the genomic stretch TTGTCTTGATAGGGAAGATGCAAACCACTGCATATGTTTTAACGAAGCCATATCTGGGCTTGATATATATCAGGCTGATGCTCGGTTGGTGTTTAAACTTATCAAACAAAATTTCTTGAAAAAGGCATTCGGTGCTTTTAACCAACACAATCAGTTATGATTGGTGAGGTTCGTGGTGGGCTGAAACTAGACATGATTTTCTATTTGAATGGATTTATCTGTTCAAATAACAAACAGATGCCAAACAAGATGCAAAGGTCTCCAAGTTTTCTCAAACGGTACAAACACAAGGATAAGGAAACGAATTGGTGAACCATTCGGTCACTGGTTACGGATAGAGATAACATGGTCACTAATTTGGTTCTTTTCAGACTATAACCATATCGGTTATAGTGTTAGTGCCATTTGGGATATAGCTTCTGGTTTTGTGAAAGAAACGGTTATAACGATTTTCATCATGTGGTTAATTGCTACAATTAATATGAGATCCGTTTAAAGGTCATGTTCAATATATGTCTCCTTTATGAGAAGAAAGGCGTCGGTTAAGGCCGAGTGAACGCCAAAATGGTGTACTGGATTCATACCAGTTTATGAAATGGATCTTTTTCCTAGAAAGGAGATGTGTTATCGAAGTAGAAAAGTTTGGTattgaaatatatcaaatgccTTTGACTTTTCTACCAAAGAGGACGTAATGGTTACTTGATTCTAATTTGAAATGACCATGAATTTGAGGAAATATCATGAATGTGCAGTTTGAAAAGAGCTGTGAAAACACGTTCAGAAAACCACACAAGAAGGTGCTGAAGTGATAATTTTTACAAGTCGTTGCAACTCTTTGCAAAATTGTGTTATTAGTCTATACAGAAGCAGTTTCAGACTAATAATTGGCACTAGACACTAGTGTTGCCAGTAATTACTAATTAGAGTGGTGTTagaattgcaaagaaagtgAGACTAATACAAGCACTAGCAAAAGAAGACGATCAATTTTATGATAAGTATCATAAAAGGAATCTTGCGGTGCCCATGTTAGTCATGGATGAAACCAAAGGAAATTCCTTTGAGAGGAATTATACATTGGAAGTGTGGGGGTCTTTGGAAAAGGAAAAGACTAGACACTCAATGTGAGAGGAATAATACATTGGAAGTGTGGGGGTCTTTGGGAAAAGAAAAGACTAGACACTAAAATGTGGGATATTTGGAAAAATGTATCATACTTGATGATGTTTATTAAGTAAGCATATGAATGATAATGCATGTATTATGATGGCTTGTCAAATAAGGCAAAGAACAATGTCTAAATTAGGAAGAGTAATTTGCATTTAAAAGAGATAATAAGCAATATCTCTTATTATGGATAACTTGTTTAAGGTATGGCAAAGTTAGAGACCTTCTTAcaaataccttaaatgtgggggaGTTTACCCAAGTGCTTAGTGTTAGCAAATTACTTAGTAATTAAGTCCTAACATAATTTTGAGGACTTGACATttcaaacaatgtcaaacaACTACTCTCgtatgaaatataatttcataagatgGATTGTGCACACCATTAAAGATAGTCAACCTAGTAGTGGATCCAATTATTAATGGACTGACTAGAGACTAAGTTGATCATTGAGGGGAATGAGGCTAAAGCCAACATAACTAATGAATTAGCCGGACGGAAACCTAACTTAGTTCATTGAAGATCCCATGATctaagttcaataggcaaactagtTGGGCATGTTTCAAAGAAGTTAATACACCATGTACCtcattcctatgatggaagaagtGTGTTGTCTGCAAAAGTTTTAGGgtgtatatttatacttaatgacagtgatatcttataaataagaggaatAGAGTAGACTATTCTTAATCAGTGGTCACTTATGTGAAAGTAGAAATGAGTCGCTTCTATGAGAATGAGATgactaaattctctaaagctctcatgaatccGGGATTTGTTCAgtaccaaaatgaacacaaccgtatgaaccGTAATATATTAGGATAAGTGATGTGTGTTACTTATTGTCTTGGTTTACCACtgcggtgaacagttcaagatcttcTACATCCATCGTGTCACCAAGTAAATCCAATAAGTATTACTagggtaggttcaagtccaaaagacaccccTCTCGATGCATCTCTTGTCTGCCtgtactctcaaattcttcctaattttttattcatgtaGGGGATTGttgaaaattatatattataatatgaaatattgtaatatataattttaataattgaatgaaaaatagtgttaaccaatttcttagaaaggttatgttgtttaggtgtattcccctgataagtgatgtatacttataaatgaaaagttacatctctttaataagtagaaattggattctatataaacccatgaaaccatTGGTATTAAATATAGAagattagagttaatttttactcttgagaaatagggtttccccactttgtttctcaaatgattCGTGTGTCAAATTCCGAGTTGTGTCTTAAGAGTAcgaaatatataaagttcgctaaagtccgaagattgaagtgctttaacttcggattatagattgttgaaattTGGGAAATGGACGCctaccgaactacaagcacaagagtaggggcaAAATTTTATCTTTAgaacattgcatttatgcaagcctcaatctccaagtatgtcagtttttctaactttatctctagttgtttatattaatcttgtATACTATATATGTTGTTAATttcctttattattattatcattataattgttgtgttattttcatattttctaatattgctctaACAATTGTATATCTTTTTCTTtgattgtttaaaaaaataacgAAAACACACTCATTTTCGAACATCCACATCCAGTGATGTTCTCCATGAAACCATGTTATTATTGCTCGAATCCATGATTTTAATAAAATACAGGATGAAATTAAGTCGAAAACTAAAAGACAACTCAGATGTGTAACCTTATTGATGAATGCATGAAAGGTTGATTacataacaaattgatatgTTGAATCATTAAAATACAGTGTAAACAGGTTTCATGGTAGGATAAAACAGTCCGAAGTTTTGCTCCACACCAGCGGGTTTCTGATTCTCGTTGAACAGGGCAAAGATAAAGCCTTCGATGTAATGACCAGGTCGTTTAGGTGTCCCTTTCAGGGAGGTTACGTGTTTCATGAAATTCCGGTTATATGTACCAGCAAGCTCCGGACTAGTGAAAATTCCGTTCCCGGCAGAAGGCCAGCCACTCTCCGTTACCGCCACCTCGACACCAGCTCCCCCGACTCTCTCCATTGCTGAGATAAAAGCATCAACGGTGGCATCAAACAGGTTGTAATAGCTCAAGTTCCCGTCTTGTACGGGTGTTGATGAATTAAATAGAGCATATTGCAAGGGAGTTTTGGTAGGGTTTGATGCATAGGCAAAGTAAGGATACACATTGATCAAAAGTGGCGATCCTCGAAAAAGTAAAAACCCACAAATGGAACTCATGACACCGCTCGACTGTCCGTTGAATTCACCCTTTGAAGGTGGAAATGAAGTTTTTAAGGCAGTCCCTGGTAAAACAGTGGAGATTTTAATACCACGGTAGCTCCTTTCGTCGAGGATGTTTTGTAGATACTGCATTACTTGCCAAACGGAGTTTCCTAAGGGACCGGGAATAACCTCGTTGCCAACGGTGATGAAGTAGATGTTAACGTCATTTAGGTAGGGCTCTATATTGTTATCAAACCAGTTGTTCACAGCACCTTGGTTTTCTGCCAAAGCGTTTAAGTTTTCATTAGGAACGCCTACCATGACATCGATGTCTTGCCCCCTCAGTGCCCAGAGTACATCTGGATCAGGATTGAACAGCCTTACCTTGCCAATACCATACGCTTTGAAGAGGTTAACCACTTCTCTAGGTTTAGGCAGGTCATCCCCTAACAATCCATAGTTAACACCAATGTCAACCGAATAACCATCCACAACACCTTGAATCGCTGCTAGAAACGACAGAATGAGCGCAATCCATTGCAAAATTGCCATCGCCTTCTGATAACCCATCGAGTGCCTGTTATATATGTAAACCTTCATAAGTGTACATAATAAACTAATGAGAGATGGGACAGAAAGCAAAAACTGTGGAGCTAGCATCCTGTCCAAAAGGACCGAAATAGTATAATACGAAACTATATATAGCTTAAACGGAGGACAACCTTCTATATACATACAAACTCTCTTAGAAAGCATATACGtataatatacatacatatacatccATACATAAATTTGTTGCACTCTTTATGTGATTACTTTCATTGTAATCAAAATATTGATCCTCTCAAATTTCTTGCACTCCTTCCATACAAATTTTTAGATTGTGCACATGAATTTCTTCAGGAAACAGTTCTATCAAGAATATCCATCCAAtggtaaaatcatcaaaataacaacCCTCAAGTACAGATCGTATcctacgaaaaaaaaaaattatgaaataagGAATAGCAGGTTGATACTACCTCAAGATACACTGAGCGCAGTGGTTTTTCTACGGGAAGGATTGGATTGCCTGATCCAGATGATGAAAGCCTAGTCTGTCTACCTTATCTAATTTGAGTCTCTGGTAGGTGTCCATTCctctgtgtatatatatatatatatatatatatacacacactaaCAATTAGTGCTCTACAATTACAGATTCAACTGATTCGAGATAAGATGGTGATTTTTTGGAAAAAGATGGTAAATTTGGAATTGGACAAATTAGCTaagaatataattttttttttttatatttgaattggTGATGAGGATACATGCTATTGACTGCTCTAACAATTTCTAATTTGAGTCTCTGGTAGGTGTCCATtcctctgtatatatatatatatatacacacacacactaacaATTAGTGCTCTACAATTAAAGATTCAACTGATTCGAGATAAGATGGTGATTTTTTGGAAAAAAGATGGTAAATTTGGAATTGGACAAATTAGCTaagaatataatttttttttattttttatatttgaattggTGATGAGGATACATGCTATTGACTGCTCTAACAATTTGGgcttaatgaattttttttttgttcattttaaaGTTTATAACTCTgtctgtgtaagtttatcttacattgctgGTCCCAAGCttggataaaggaggagggggagggcgtcaggtagtcgacaaccGGCACTCCTagtttacgtcgaatccttatgaaaatgaatccagaacgaaatcgcgctaaagctagggcatcacccgtaagtggcgcgctgtgtggcccgagcacagtgataagtgagcaagggtcgctgtatctccatcggcacccggatgcagtgttaaatgagcaagggggccatagaaacttcttttcgaacgactccactcaaagttgtttgggagcatatgctcttAACAACTTTACAcatgacacacaaaagaagtactttgatcctattagacgggggaggttgaaaaagctaggacagaagggtaaagttcaagagagtagaatttgtttaggaacgtggaatataggaaccctaacgggaaaatctatggaagtagtggaagttatggtgaggagaaggataaatattatgtgcctacaagaaactaagtgggttggtcttaaggcaaaggatctagaaaactcagggtttaaactttggtattcgggcacaaatagaacgagaaacggtgttggcatcatcgtggacaagaccttgccacaagatgttgtagatgtcaagagggtaggagatagaatcatgacAATCAacattgtaataggacaagaactcatcaatgtgattagtgcgtacgcacctcaagtagggttggatacgagttcgaaggagaaatttttggaagaccttggagacttggtgcaatgAATTGCttagacggagaagttatttatatgaggagatttaaatggacacgtgggcaaggagacatgcaactatggaggttttcatggtggccatggttttggggagagaaacaaggatggggaagctatcttggattttgcaatggcatatgatatCTTCTTAGCtcacaccttctttaagaagagagaagaacatgtgatcacctacaagagtgggtcgtcaaaaacacaaatagattttcttctaatgaggaaaggggatcgtataacttgtaaggattgcaaagttataccgggagagagcttggctaatcaatatcgcttgttggtgatggatgtacatataaaaaaagtgagaaaaaagaacaagacttggaagtgcccaaggactagatggtggaatctaaaaggagaaaaacaagccattttcaaagagaaagtaatcacccagtgtgtgtgggatagagagggggaagctagccaaaggtgggattccatggctagttgtatccgaaaagtagcaaaagaggtattatgAGAGTctaagggctttgctccacatcaaaaggaatcttggtggtggaatgaggaggtacaaataaagggctaagaaggaatgttgtaaagccttatacaaggataggaccgatgaaaatggtgaaaggtatggaagagcgaagcaagaggcgaagaaagctgtgagataagctaagttagtggcttatgacgatatgtataagcgcctagataccaaagaagagagttggatatctataaactagctagagcaagggaaaagaagacaaaggacctaaaccaagtgaggtgcatcaaggatgaggatggaaatgttcttgctacagagaacgcgatCAAAGACAGAtagagaggttattttcataatcttttcaatgaaggacatgaaatgagtacttctttaggagagttgagtaactcaaaagagtgtagaaactactttttttatcgtcgaatcaggaaggaagaagtggttgtagctttgaagaagatgaagcatagaaaagtaatgggcccagatgatataccgatcgaagtgtggaaagtcttgggagagacatgtatagcatggctcactgaccttttcaataggattttgaaaacaaagaagatgccaaatgagtggcgaaagagcactttggtgcttatctacaagaataagggcgatgtacaaaattgcatgaactataggggtattaagctaatgagtcatacaatgaagctctaggagagagtcattgagcatagattgaggcaagagacacgagtttcggacaaccaattcgggttcatgccaggacgctcaaccatgaaggcaatctatctcttatgaagattgatggaaagatatagagaggggaaaaaggatttacacatggtctttatagatttggaaaaaacgtatgatagggttccaagagacattctttggaggattttggagaagaaatgagtacgagtatcatatatccaagttataaaggatatgtatgaaggaccAAAGACTgctgtaagaactcatgaaggacaaaccgaaagcttccccataactgtaggattacatcaaggctcatccttaagtccttacctttttacgttggtaatggatgagttaacatgacatattcaagatgatattccttggtgtatgcttttcgcagatgatatagtattgatagatgaaactcaggaaggggtaaatgtgaagcttaacctttggagagaagtgttggaatctaaaggtcttcgcctaagccgatcaaagacaaaatatatggagtgtaagttcagtgcaaatggaggccaaaatgagttaggggtgaggatcggagatcaggaaataccaaagagcgactgctttcactacctaggatctatcttgcaaaagaacggagaattagatggagatctcaaccatagaatacaagctggatggatgaagtggaagagtgcatccggcgtgttgtgtgactgccgtatgccattgaagctcaagggaaaattttataggacggcaataaggtcggcgatgctgtatggcacaaaatgttaggcggtgaaacatcaacacatacacaaaatgagtgtagcagagatgaggatgcttcgttggatgtgtgggcacacgagaaaggataagattaggaatgaggatatccgaggtaaagtaggagtagccgaaattgtaggaaagctgagagaaaatcggttacggtggtttggacatgtgcaaataaggcctactgacgcttcggttagaagatgcgactatgtgatagaggtttagggccgaaggggtagatgaagacctaggaaaactttggaagagactctaagaaaagacttggagtacttggatctaacggaggacatgacacaggaccgagcataatggcgttctaagattcatatagccgaccatactcagtgacttggatttttcaagtctccaactgagaagttttcttcactcgagaaattaagggaacactacctcaacctacatgcttcactcacaaagcttcaacatacaagcttcaacaaaagaaaaattcaaagaacttagtgaagaaggctttggtgtatttaacacaatacgttgaaatgaagcaaagcttatttattgatatctccgataagttacaaatatgtacatatacatgagtcaaaataaacaaacaagagggggacttcacaaaggttgcttaggagaagtctcagcagtcggtggaaccccagaaagagaaggcaccagagggtgatcactcggagcctcagtactggacataACCCTATAAGGAAGAGGCATCAGAGgctgatcatttagagcttcattacgcggtacaaccctagaagacgaaggcaataaatgcgtttggaacaaacccacaaacctctgatgatcaagtaaaatctgaccatcagattccttcacctggtcaagcttcctcttcatgtttgtagcatagtcatgtgcgagcctgtgcaactgtttattctcatgcttgagccctctaatctcctgcttaagactcatcacttcagccgccaatgattcaacttggcgggtttgagcaaataggcgttgggccatattcgacacagaacatgcacattgaacactgagagccagagaatccttaacatccaactcatcagaccgtttggaaagaagtctgttatctttaggagtgagaatgttcctggccaccaccgcagcggtcatatcattctttatcacggaatctccaacggtaagaggaccagtaggggataagaaggatgggcgccatatgttgtctagagaaggcgcggctgcctcttcaccaaggttcaagtcaaaacgacagtcggaagggccaaacattttcaaaggtgttgaagagagaagagatcgaacaaatcaagatcttagaagtgcaagaagggagcttctactggtggagattcaagtgtgctttggaacttaatgccagcctttataaaaatctgcactcgacggagcttcagaaatcgaagaggcgcctgctcagaattcgaaaaggcgtttgctttctcaaaagctgggctgctaagagaccacgagggacaatctcagagatcgaagaggcgtttgctttctcaaaagctgggctgctcaaagaccacgatggccgatctaaaaaatcgaagaggcgcttgctttctcaaaagctgggctgctcagagaccacgagggccgatctcagaaatcgaagaggcacctgctttctcagccttgtcagcacctatcacatgcacactcagctttgcggaaattacgggtaatctgtcgaagatttctggtgaagtagaaagcacatgaatcttactgttcaatcatccactttccacacgcaacatcaactcatgggtaccacagataactttgccaaaggtctatgacaaagtttagatacgtgaagcttgcagctcccactacatcgctatgaccaagaagggtaaaaaaatagcaaagaaacaacactacaaagtttagacacataaattttgaaggtttagctaccatattattatccacaagagtaaaggaacaacatcactgctggataattggaaagtccttgtgtgtcaacctctgtgctccgtggtaaggtagactagcaaaaatgcccaacctttactcatattctagaaaacactcccaacaagattgcttgctccaaattcgaagaggcaccgccctccgaatctcgaaagccagactcccaacaggattactttctcgaaaattgaagagacactgctctccaaatttcaagagccagactcccagcatgattgctttctaaaaaatcgaagaggcaccgttctctgaatctcgagagccagatccccgacaggatcgcTTGTTCGTaaaccaaagaggcatcgctttctcaactttgagagccagatctcattggataaagcttgtctgtaatcttcacacgcaacatcagctttccagataccacagaccactttttcaaagtgctctgacagagttaaaacacgtgacgCTGGCAGTTCCCACTAaagtgctatgaccaagaagggtaaaagaatagcattactacttattgttagggagactcctatatatgtcgaactccatcctcaacggacaggcagacctgcaaaaatgctcaacccttcctcatatctgagagggcactcccaacgaagcctttcgaaatactcagctttctttccccccgataatacctctgcaaacaagctacactagagcaagaatatctcatatcatcagggttaaaagcaagagtatcccatatcatgctttttccctgtattttcctttggccttgtccttacctgcaagacaaggagaaagagagcaatcagtcagcacttggaatcaagcttctagtcaggaactgactgcctggaaccccttacctgattacttacctcgCATTGCTCtggagtactcatcttcaacatcttatgcttctagagaagataccacatttgcctgaggaacagatagggcaagtgagaaggatacaaggaagcatgtggagacaagcgtaacagaataCGTGCCGATACTTTCACTACTTTGTcgacagcaaaagtatcccatatcagcagggtcgaacgtactctagatttgatggacttgttttgaccctcaaattcttcagtcagccttatactctggaggaaaccagaaaaccctcaagtccagttcaagaataagcctgtggaaagttacttcttcaaaagcaaaagtatctcatatcatatcttttccttttcttctctttatccttcatgttgcctgcaagataaggagaatgagaacaatcaacaaTCAGCAggaacttgaaatcaaacttttgatctgggactgattgcttggagctctgattgtttaccttgtatgtcacctctttcagcagatcccctagcttggcgacttgtgggactcttactacatggtttgtatcacgcttgaccacgcctgaaactacaagtaagcttcaagtgaaattgatacattaccttatgcatctccaccagttaaagataccacccctggacggAGGAAgaatacttccagagaagatgccacatctacctatgagacagataaggcaagtgaagacgataccacactttggtacttagaagtttcgtgattactcagcggcttggatcttgcaagtcacaaagcgacacgtgtcgacatcataagccaatcatagcgcgacacgtgtcaacatcggaagccaatcacaacacgacacgtgtcaatgtcagaacaatgctagaaactctcttatataaaaggagatcattctcccaaaatatttcctaatgccatttgtactaaatcattcacttgtacccactaaaggagatcttgaacttatgtacttgtgtaaacccttcacaattaatgagaacttctctacttcgtggacatagccaatctgggtgaaccacgtacatcttgtgtttgctctcctgtctctatccttttacatacttatccacactaatgactggaacaatctagcgaaggtcacaaacttaatactttctgttgtaccaaagtcctcactgattttgtgcatcaacaatccttaagtccttacctttttgcattggtaatggatgagttaacatgacatattcaagatgttgTTCCTCGGTGTATGCTTTACGCAGACGATAtagggttgatagatgaaactcaggaaggggtaaatgcgaagcttaacctttggagaaaagtgttagaatctaaaggtcttcgcctaagccgatcaaaaacagaatatatggaatacaagcgggatgaatgaagtggaagagtgcatccgacgtgttgtgtgaccgtcgtatgccactgaagctcaatgaaaaattttataggacggcaataaggttggcgatgctgtatggcacagaatgttggacggtgaagcatcaacacgtacacaaaatgggtgtagcggagatgaggatgcttcgttggaggtgtgggctcacgagaaaggataagattaggaatgagtgggttggacatgtgcaaagaaggcctactgacgctccagttcgaagatgtgactacgggacagaggttcagggccgaaggggtagaggaagacctaggaaaactttggaagagaccctaagaaaagacttagagtacttggatctaacggaggacatgacacaaaaccgagcgcaatggcgttctaggattcacatagccgaccccacttagtgggaaaaggctttgttgttgttgttgttcattTTAAAGTTTATAGAAGATTTTACTCTTTATAGCAAGTTTTCGTCATTTTATACTTTTTATTGACATTTTGACCAATATTTATCCATATTTCTCTTTTCGATGGGGAATTCTACTAAGGCTGTAAATTGATTTGAAACATTTCAAATTTGCACTAGGTTTGCAGATGGCGGTTTACAGCAGTGATGAAAAGCAATCCTATCCTGACAACTAAAATTTAACCCATTAACAATATCCGttgtcaaaaagaaaaaagttgtcCAGGTGAGTTTCTGCATTTTTCATTTCTATGTTTCATTTTCCCATAGCTCTGAGTCTTAATTTGATACATTTTCATGCTGTCACCAGCAATTGCTCGCATGGATGCTGTTGACTCTGATTCACTTATTCTAGGTCTGACAGTGATCGAAAGGTTCAATAAGCTTCAACTTAAAACTAACCTATCTAATAACAGAGATGTTGCCATCTGTCAGTTTATCATTTGTACACTTGTCACTTGTAGATTGATTGCTTAATATGTAATCTTAGTAGCTACATAAGAAGCTAAGATTGGAAAATGTATATATAGCTACTGTGCTTTGTTTTTCAGTCGGTTAATAATAAAGGTTTTTCCCGCTttacaattctctctctctctctcacaattcTCTATCAAATCTTCACTGCAAAAACCTAGATTTTCATATTGTTAATCTTCACGTGGCTCAAAACTGGTACATTTGTTGCTGGGTTCACAAGAGAGCATGGAATACAAGCTGTGGCTTCCCGGATGCTGATTCGGT encodes the following:
- the LOC126606769 gene encoding probable glucan endo-1,3-beta-glucosidase BG4; amino-acid sequence: MGYQKAMAILQWIALILSFLAAIQGVVDGYSVDIGVNYGLLGDDLPKPREVVNLFKAYGIGKVRLFNPDPDVLWALRGQDIDVMVGVPNENLNALAENQGAVNNWFDNNIEPYLNDVNIYFITVGNEVIPGPLGNSVWQVMQYLQNILDERSYRGIKISTVLPGTALKTSFPPSKGEFNGQSSGVMSSICGFLLFRGSPLLINVYPYFAYASNPTKTPLQYALFNSSTPVQDGNLSYYNLFDATVDAFISAMERVGGAGVEVAVTESGWPSAGNGIFTSPELAGTYNRNFMKHVTSLKGTPKRPGHYIEGFIFALFNENQKPAGVEQNFGLFYPTMKPVYTVF